From a single Paramisgurnus dabryanus chromosome 17, PD_genome_1.1, whole genome shotgun sequence genomic region:
- the fbxo30a gene encoding F-box only protein 30a: MEELHIHCLKCVNRRCMIRPEASVSCDLMGCPLVCGAIFHSCKLNEHRSLCPYERVPCLNHGFGCPFTIPRIKLAKHLETCPASVVCCTMEWNRWPVSYSDRKSYEHLSKEVCDVDQLDMALALQDQRMLLESLKLATTVTKTLEKQNHENERMNSENALIQTEVEGYRDLVENNTDFAATFDVLNSAKNIDLIVKDLDAEKKVACRGVKNGDGDFRSEEMKESDTDSDSDLGAVGGADCPFPMDPEEEGGDDWLENNEYGESSEEEEEVIAGVELNGLNGFHEEHDDDNQDNLERVSDASRMNGSSSLRQVLPYHSMPIVAQEQVMAQLPLPLPMPLPNLLNNNVLHHLPFRIEDRWLNRKLENLQALRGMNLFTINGRKAMLTKMEDKAVDTSDLEVADDPMGLNGIDLITAALLFCLGDSPGGRSISDSRFVDRYRIDLGTQTFSFPSAILATSTMVGDIASASACDHASPQLSNPSPFHTLRLDLVLECVTRYQTKQRSMFTFVCGQLFRRDEFSSHFKNVHGDIHAGLSGWMEQRCPLAYYGCTYSQRRFCPSVQGSRIIHDRYLGSFGVQPGLVACPDEPFTRSTCHFGLRCDHLSDLPFELLQHIAGFLDGFSLCQLSRVSSTMRNVCASLLQARGMVVLIWGKTKRADGTSSWRVQDKVWRFSTAFDTVNEWKFANISSMADHLKTCKFNTIARREDAVPLPCMSFTRELTKEGRSLRSVLKPVI; this comes from the exons ATGGAGGAGCTCCATATCCATTGCTTGAAATGTGTGAACCGACGATGTATGATAAGACCAGAGGCTAGCGTGTCCTGTGACCTCATGGGTTGCCCTCTTGTGTGCGGAGCCATTTTCCATTCATGCAAACTGAATGAACATCGCTCACTGTGTCCATATGAAAGAGTGCCATGTCTGAACCATGGATTTGGATGTCCGTTTACCATTCCCAGGATCAAACTGGCAAAACATCTTGAAACATGCCCAGCCAGCGTTGTATGTTGTACTATGGAATGGAATCGCTGGCCCGTTAGTTACTCCGATCGCAAATCCTACGAGCACTTGAGTAAGGAAGTTTGTGACGTGGACCAACTTGACATGGCTTTGGCTCTTCAGGATCAGCGTATGCTGTTAGAGTCGCTTAAATTGGCAACCACTGTGACGAAAACCCTAGAAAAGCAAAATCATGAAAATGAAAGAATGAACTCGGAAAATGCATTGATCCAAACGGAGGTTGAGGGATACAGAGATTTGGTGGAGAACAATACAGACTTTGCAGCCACGTTCGATGTTCTCAATAGTGCGAAGAATATCGACTTGATTGTGAAAGATCTAGATGCTGAGAAGAAAGTTGCTTGTAGAGGTGTCAAGAACGGTGATGGGGACTTTAGGAGTGAAGAAATGAAGGAAAGTGACACAGACTCGGACTCCGATCTGGGAGCTGTGGGTGGAGCTGACTGTCCTTTTCCTATGGACCCAGAAGAAGAAGGAGGAGATGATTGGTTGGAGAACAACGAATATGGCGAGTCTTctgaggaagaagaggaagtGATAGCTGGGGTAGAACTTAATGGACTCAATGGATTTCATGAGGAACATGACGATGACAACCAGGATAATCTCGAAAGGGTTTCAGATGCTTCAAGAATGAATGGTTCCTCAAGTCTCAGGCAGGTGTTGCCTTATCATTCCATGCCTATTGTAGCACAGGAGCAAGTTATGGCCCAACTACCTCTTCCTTTGCCCATGCCTCTGCCTAACCTGTTGAACAACAATGTCCTGCACCATTTGCCTTTTAGGATCGAAGACCGATGGCTGAATCGCAAGTTGGAGAATCTCCAGGCACTTAGGGGCATGAACTTGTTTACAATCAACGGGCGTAAAGCTATGTTGACCAAGATGGAGGACAAGGCTGTCGACACATCTGACCTTGAGGTGGCAGATGATCCGATGGGTCTTAATGGCATTGACCTCATCACTGCTGCCTTGCTCTTTTGCTTAGGGGACTCACCTGGTGGCCGAAGCATCTCGGACAGCCGCTTTGTTGATAGGTATCGCATCGACTTGGGCACTCAGACCTTCTCCTTTCCTTCTGCCATACTGGCCACGAGCACCATGGTGGGTGACATTGCCTCAGCATCTGCCTGTGACCACGCCAGTCCGCAACTATCCAACCCCAGCCCATTCCACACCCTCAGACTAGACCTGGTTCTGGAGTGTGTGACTCGCTATCAGACCAAACAGCGCTCCATGTTCACATTCGTGTGCGGACAACTGTTTCGCAGGGATGAATTCTCGTCCCATTTTAAGAACGTTCATGGGGACATCCACGCAGGTCTTAGTGGATGGATGGAGCAAAGATGCCCGTTGGCGTATTACGGATGCACGTACTCGCAAAGAAGGTTCTGCCCCTCGGTACAAGGTTCTAGGATAATCCACGACAGATATTTGGGCTCATTCGGGGTCCAGCCTGGTTTAGTAGCATGTCCGGATGAACCTTTTACCAGAAGCACCTGTCATTTTGGATTGCGCTGTGACCATCTAAGCGACCTGCCCTTTGAGTTACTCCAGCATATTGCAGGCTTCCTTGATGGCTTCAGCTTGTGCCAGCTGTCCCGGGTGTCAAGCACTATGAGGAATGTGTGTGCCAGTTTGCTTCAGGCTCGTGGCATGGTGGTCCTGATCTGGGGGAAGACAAAGCGTGCTGATGGAACCTCATCCTGGCGTGTACAAGATAAG GTGTGGAGATTCAGTACTGCTTTCGACACTGTGAACGAGTGGAAGTTTGCCAACATTTCCAGCATGGCCGACCACCTGAAGACATGCAAGTTTAACACAATAGCACGCAGAGAAGATGCTGTACCGCTCCCGTGCATGAGCTTCACAAGAGAACTCACAAAGGAGGGGCGATCTCTCCGTTCAGTACTGAAACCAGTTATATAG
- the LOC135735739 gene encoding pancreatic secretory granule membrane major glycoprotein GP2, whose amino-acid sequence MIPVTVLIWSLLSIWTLTSAVQVEDELNDTVICTNDQMQVIIPSAFFLNKDPPVYISDLHLNDPECRGVEVESDFVFSIKTNLTDCGTITVSDDTHIMFTNTIQNNDTDVITRSYINITFGCRYPINYMVQQQNGENLIRVDVRTITLETEDGNFSVSMLLYKDEGFQDKWTTVPSLTLEDNIYVKVHMVPANFFLRVERCWATPTNDPYSNIQYTFIKDSCPVLWNDQTLAVMKNGQGSEAFFRIQMFKFVGRSYTDVFLHCNVQICHNTGGMCQPNCSTEETSIRTRRDVSSSHTVSYGPIRRLEVNTENTSQSSDMPSVETFVLGGLLFILILITGVFGKLWLQSRNTYPAQEAQLTLSNIHHISEVAS is encoded by the exons ATGATACCTGTCACTGTGCTGATCTGGAGTCTGCTGTCGATATGGACACTAACTTCTGCTGTTCAGGTTGAAGATG AACTCAACGATACTGTCATTTGCACCAATGATCAGATGCAGGTCATCATTCCTAGTGCGTTTTTTCTCAATAAGGACCCGCCTGTTTAT ATTTCGGATCTGCACCTCAATGATCCTGAATGTCGAGGTGTCGAGGTCGAGAGCGACTTCGTCTTCAGTATCAAGACAAACCTCACAGACTGTGGCACTATTACG GTATCAGATGATACTCACATCATGTTTACCAACACAATCCAAAACAATGATACCGATGTCATCACTAGAAGCTACATCAACATCACATTTGGCTGTCGATACCCCATAAACTACATGGTGCAGCAGCAAAATGGAGAGAATTTGATCCGAGTGGATGTCAG GACGATTACTCTCGAAACAGAAGATGGGAATTTCTCCGTCTCTATGCTGCTGTATAAAGATGAAGGATTTCAAGATAAATGGACCACGGTTCCTTCGCTCACACTTGAGGACAACATCTATGTTAAAGTTCACATG GTTCCAGCGAATTTCTTTTTAAGAGTGGAGAGATGTTGGGCAACACCAACCAATGACCCTTACAGCAACATTCAATACACTTTCATCAAAGACAG TTGTCCGGTCTTATGGAATGACCAGACATTGGCTGTGATGAAGAACGGTCAAGGATCTGAAGCTTTTTTTAGGATACAGATGTTCAAGTTTGTTGGCAGGTCTTACACAGATGTTTTCCTTCACTGCAACGTCCAGATCTGTCATAACACTGGAGGAATGTGCCAACCT AATTGCTCTACTGAAGAGACGTCAATAAGAACACGCAGGGATGTTTCATCATCGCACACGGTCTCGTATGGACCAATCAGAAGGCTCGAAGTAAACACAGAGAACACAAGTCAGA GTTCAGATATGCCCTCCGTGGAGACGTTTGTGTTGGGCGGTCTTCTGTTCATCCTCATCCTCATCACAGGAGTTTTTGGGAAACTTTGGTTGCAGAGCAGAAACACGTATCCCGCTCAAGAAGCCCAGCTTACGCTCTCCAACATCCACCATATCTCAGAAGTGGCCAGCTAA